One Luoshenia tenuis DNA window includes the following coding sequences:
- a CDS encoding extracellular solute-binding protein, with product MKKRLTACLLALAMALSMAGCAGGGADNKVVIYSSAEEYRNEFLQQELNKQFPDYQITIEYMTSGNQAAKLLAEGTGSACDISYDLEYGYVDKLRGVLADLSSYDTTQFLDELVDPGMNVLPELRNGGCIAINRKLLADKGVAVPASYQDLLKPEYKGLISMPNPKSSGTGYMFLKSLVNAWGEEEAFEYFKELTPNVLAYTSSGSGPVNALVQGEAAIGLAMTAQTVTEINNGADLEILYFEEGSPYSSYGMAMVKGKEQRESVKAVFDYLLNTLVPMEKEKFFPEKIYKDKDFTITNYPTDIQYADMSNDTAAEKERLLAKWQY from the coding sequence ATGAAGAAGCGATTGACCGCATGCCTGTTGGCGCTTGCGATGGCGCTTTCCATGGCGGGTTGCGCCGGAGGCGGTGCGGATAATAAGGTAGTCATCTATTCCAGCGCGGAGGAATACCGCAACGAATTTTTGCAGCAGGAGTTGAACAAGCAGTTTCCGGATTATCAGATCACCATCGAATACATGACCAGCGGAAACCAGGCCGCCAAGCTGTTGGCGGAGGGTACGGGTTCTGCGTGCGATATCTCCTATGACCTGGAATATGGTTATGTGGACAAGCTGCGCGGCGTTTTGGCCGACCTTTCGAGCTATGATACCACGCAGTTTTTAGACGAGCTGGTAGATCCGGGCATGAACGTGCTGCCTGAGCTGCGCAACGGCGGCTGCATTGCCATCAACCGCAAATTGCTTGCGGATAAGGGTGTGGCGGTGCCGGCCTCTTATCAGGATCTGCTCAAGCCCGAGTACAAGGGATTGATTTCTATGCCCAATCCGAAATCTTCGGGCACGGGGTATATGTTCCTTAAGAGCTTGGTCAACGCATGGGGTGAGGAAGAAGCCTTTGAGTACTTCAAAGAGCTGACCCCCAACGTGCTGGCGTATACTTCCTCCGGCTCCGGACCGGTCAATGCCCTGGTACAAGGAGAGGCGGCCATCGGCCTGGCGATGACGGCGCAGACCGTGACCGAGATCAACAACGGCGCGGATCTTGAGATCCTGTATTTTGAAGAGGGCTCGCCTTATTCCAGTTATGGAATGGCTATGGTCAAGGGCAAAGAACAGCGCGAGAGCGTAAAGGCGGTATTTGATTATCTGCTCAATACGTTGGTGCCCATGGAAAAGGAGAAATTCTTCCCGGAGAAGATTTATAAGGATAAGGATTTTACCATCACGAACTATCCTACGGATATCCAGTATGCCGATATGTCGAACGATACGGCGGCGGAGAAAGAGCGGCTGCTGGCCAAGTGGCAGTATTAG